GCCCCGCGTTGCGATACGTGAGGTTGCCGAGCCGGTCGGCTGTGTGGGCGCGAATCAGCGCGAAGTCCGCGCGCAGGGCGTGCTCCAGAACACAGAGGCGACCGTTGATCTCCCGCACCTCCTTGCCATCCGCGAACGGCGTGCCGACACCCGTGGGCGTGTAGAAAGCCGGAATGCCCGCGCCCCCGGCGCGAATGCGCTCGGCCAGCGTTCCCTGGGGCACGATCTCCAGACCAATGGCGCCGCGCTCGTAGCCCTGTTCGTAGGGATTTTCGGGCTGGGGTGAGGCCCCAACCGGAAACGAGAGGATTGCCCGGGCGATCATCGAGGCCGGCACCATGGCCGCCTGATTCGCGGGATCGCGCCGATGCGGCGTGCCGTTCGCGATGATGGTCAGGTCGCGCACCCCGCGCTGCGCGAGGGCGCGCAGGAGGAGAACGGGCACGCCAACTCCGGCAAACCCACCGACCATGATGGACGCGCCGTCGGGAATGTCGCTGACGGCGGCGGCGGGATCAACCAGGACTGGCTTCACGGGGTGCCACCTGCAGCGGAAGTGCCGGAGTATACCGCGGCGCTACTCGGGCGACGCATCCCCATCGCTGTCATCCTCCCCGCCCCTTCGCAGGATGAGCCAGACGAGCCCGGCGAAGACGATGCCCAGCACAACCGCGACGATCTCGTCGGTCGGGTTCCCCCCGTTTAGCGCAAGCCCGCCGGTGCCCGCGCGAAGGACGGCGCGCGCTCGAAGTATGAGCC
This portion of the Chloroflexota bacterium genome encodes:
- a CDS encoding 3-oxoacid CoA-transferase subunit A; the protein is MKPVLVDPAAAVSDIPDGASIMVGGFAGVGVPVLLLRALAQRGVRDLTIIANGTPHRRDPANQAAMVPASMIARAILSFPVGASPQPENPYEQGYERGAIGLEIVPQGTLAERIRAGGAGIPAFYTPTGVGTPFADGKEVREINGRLCVLEHALRADFALIRAHTADRLGNLTYRNAGRNFNPIMAMAADVSIAEVDAVVEPGTLDPEHVVTPGIFVDRIVVAERERVA